In Brevibacillus brevis NBRC 100599, a single genomic region encodes these proteins:
- a CDS encoding GerMN domain-containing protein, giving the protein MKKSRVIWMAALVMLLLAGCGQNATETPQPTTPVEQPSGSNTDPSTTEPTLKKQMVTVYYSDNNVMELQKEEQEITFAEDIEKYKKTLALLETPVKPDVHVPLWRDFKYHSITIDKGTLTIDADSKNKFNMGSSGETMALDALKNTFFQFSEVKEIVFLEDGKKVETLMGHVDLSEPLKRDN; this is encoded by the coding sequence ATGAAAAAAAGTCGAGTGATCTGGATGGCAGCGTTAGTGATGCTGCTTTTGGCCGGATGTGGGCAAAACGCGACAGAAACACCACAGCCAACCACACCAGTAGAACAGCCATCTGGTTCAAACACTGATCCATCGACAACAGAGCCGACTCTGAAAAAGCAAATGGTCACCGTTTACTATTCGGATAATAATGTGATGGAGCTGCAAAAAGAAGAGCAAGAGATCACGTTTGCAGAAGATATCGAGAAGTACAAAAAGACACTTGCCCTGCTGGAGACGCCTGTAAAGCCAGACGTGCACGTTCCACTGTGGAGAGACTTTAAGTACCATTCCATTACAATCGATAAAGGCACCCTGACGATTGATGCAGATAGCAAAAATAAGTTCAACATGGGTTCAAGTGGCGAGACAATGGCTTTGGATGCGTTGAAGAATACTTTCTTTCAATTCTCGGAAGTAAAGGAGATTGTCTTCTTGGAGGATGGCAAGAAAGTAGAAACGCTGATGGGGCACGTAGATCTCTCCGAGCCACTGAAACGAGATAATTGA
- a CDS encoding DUF378 domain-containing protein produces MERLALLFVIIGALNWGLIGLFQFDLVASLFGGAESIVSRIVYTLVGLFGVYAIKFLFTDREETPTR; encoded by the coding sequence GTGGAACGTTTGGCCTTGCTTTTTGTGATCATCGGAGCCCTGAACTGGGGGTTAATCGGGTTATTTCAATTCGATTTAGTCGCAAGCTTGTTTGGTGGAGCGGAGTCTATCGTAAGTCGAATCGTGTATACGTTGGTAGGCTTGTTTGGGGTGTATGCCATCAAGTTTCTATTCACGGATCGGGAAGAAACACCGACAAGATAA
- a CDS encoding phosphate ABC transporter substrate-binding protein, translated as MKKLSKMFIALTCVGALLAGCGSGNTAQTQTPAPAQKPAQEQSNSGSTTKTSGEPVTAVGSTALQPLVEQAAKDFMAKNAGAQIQVQGGGSGTGLSQVASGAATIGNSDIFAEEKKGIPANELVDHKVSVVGMAAAVSPKVKVDNLTKQQLIDIFTGKITNWKEVGGDDMKITLVNRPKSSGTRATFSKFALDGKEEAEGITEDSSGTVRKIIAETPGAIGYLALSYFNDTVKALKLDGVEANAENIVTNKYPVWAYEHMYTKGEATGDAKAFLDFILTDEVQKKTVTELGFLPITDMKVERDAEGKVTQK; from the coding sequence ATGAAAAAACTCAGCAAAATGTTTATTGCGCTGACATGTGTAGGGGCATTACTCGCGGGGTGCGGAAGCGGCAACACTGCGCAGACACAGACACCAGCACCGGCGCAAAAACCAGCTCAGGAGCAAAGCAACTCTGGTTCGACAACAAAAACTTCCGGTGAACCTGTCACAGCAGTGGGTTCTACCGCTTTACAACCTCTGGTCGAGCAAGCGGCCAAAGACTTTATGGCAAAAAATGCAGGCGCACAAATCCAAGTACAAGGCGGAGGAAGCGGCACGGGCTTGAGCCAAGTAGCAAGTGGTGCAGCAACGATTGGTAACTCCGATATTTTTGCAGAAGAGAAAAAAGGCATTCCAGCAAACGAACTGGTAGACCACAAAGTATCGGTTGTCGGAATGGCAGCAGCGGTAAGCCCAAAAGTAAAAGTGGACAACTTGACCAAGCAACAATTGATCGACATCTTCACTGGAAAAATCACAAACTGGAAAGAAGTTGGCGGCGATGATATGAAGATCACGCTGGTTAACCGTCCGAAATCTTCCGGAACTCGCGCGACATTCAGCAAATTCGCGTTGGATGGCAAAGAAGAAGCAGAAGGTATCACAGAGGATTCCTCCGGTACTGTTCGCAAAATCATTGCAGAAACACCAGGTGCAATTGGTTACTTGGCACTGTCCTACTTCAATGACACTGTAAAAGCGCTGAAATTGGATGGCGTGGAAGCAAACGCAGAAAACATTGTAACGAACAAATATCCAGTATGGGCGTACGAGCATATGTACACCAAAGGTGAAGCAACTGGCGATGCAAAAGCATTCCTCGACTTCATCCTGACTGACGAAGTACAAAAGAAAACTGTTACAGAACTGGGCTTCTTGCCAATCACAGACATGAAAGTGGAACGTGATGCAGAAGGCAAAGTAACTCAAAAATAA
- the pstC gene encoding phosphate ABC transporter permease subunit PstC: protein MSHRTEGINTERKSMIAQKMLTTNKRQKTENITGRTIAMICAGLLVIVVLSITYFIASKGLSTFFVDGVSFKEFLTHVKWDPEGEPSSYGVLPFILGSFFVTALAALIAAPLGIGAAIFMTEIFPGFGKKVLKPVIELLVGIPSVVYGYVGLTLLVPFIREQFDVLGFSLLAGGLVLALMILPTITSVAADAIEAVPQDLRNASLALGATRWQTIWNVVLHSALPGCLTAIVLGMSRAFGEALAVQMVIGNTTKLPSGLFEPISTLTSGITLNMGNTIQGTPYNNALWSMALLLLAMSFIFIVILRLLGRKRLAK from the coding sequence ATGAGCCATCGTACTGAAGGGATAAATACAGAGCGTAAATCGATGATTGCGCAAAAAATGCTGACAACGAACAAGCGTCAAAAAACAGAGAATATTACCGGCAGAACCATCGCGATGATTTGTGCGGGTTTGCTCGTTATTGTAGTTTTATCGATTACCTATTTTATTGCATCAAAAGGGCTATCGACGTTCTTTGTCGATGGAGTAAGCTTCAAAGAATTTTTAACCCATGTTAAATGGGACCCAGAGGGTGAGCCATCCTCGTATGGTGTGTTGCCCTTTATCCTTGGTTCGTTTTTCGTAACGGCACTGGCTGCTTTGATTGCCGCGCCACTCGGAATCGGCGCCGCTATTTTTATGACAGAGATCTTTCCTGGCTTCGGGAAAAAAGTATTGAAGCCAGTTATCGAGCTGTTGGTTGGTATTCCATCGGTCGTTTACGGTTATGTTGGACTAACTTTGCTTGTTCCTTTTATTCGCGAACAATTTGATGTTCTTGGCTTCAGCTTATTGGCAGGGGGACTAGTTCTTGCCCTGATGATTTTGCCAACCATTACGAGTGTGGCAGCAGATGCAATTGAGGCAGTTCCGCAAGATTTGCGCAATGCTTCGCTCGCACTGGGTGCTACTCGTTGGCAAACGATTTGGAATGTCGTGTTGCATTCCGCACTTCCTGGCTGTTTGACGGCCATTGTTTTGGGAATGTCTCGCGCCTTTGGAGAAGCTTTGGCTGTGCAGATGGTTATCGGTAACACAACGAAGCTGCCAAGCGGTTTGTTCGAACCAATCAGTACGCTCACTAGCGGTATTACATTGAACATGGGGAACACGATTCAAGGAACTCCGTATAACAATGCTCTCTGGTCAATGGCTTTGCTGCTCTTGGCGATGTCTTTCATCTTTATCGTGATTTTGCGCCTGTTGGGCAGAAAGAGGTTGGCAAAATAG
- the pstA gene encoding phosphate ABC transporter permease PstA: protein MKARLMDRAATVVLTLIAVLIIGTLVGLLGFILSQGWHKLNLDFLTSPPDIVNAGGGIGPQLFNSLYLLVLTMLIALPLGIGAGIYMAEYAPDNKITQFIRMSIEVLSSLPSIVVGLFGLLVFVNMTGWGYTLFGGALALTVFNLPLLVRVTEDALRNVPRSQKEASLALGITKWRTIVSVILPAALPGILTGAILASGRVFGEAAALLFTAGMSSPNLDFTDFSMNSTTSPLNPFRPAETLAVHIWKVNSEGLTPDARDVADGAAAVLIIAVLLFNLSARWFGNWVYKKMTSGSN from the coding sequence ATGAAAGCGAGACTGATGGACCGCGCTGCTACTGTTGTTTTGACACTGATTGCCGTACTGATTATCGGTACCTTGGTGGGATTATTGGGCTTCATTCTCTCACAAGGCTGGCATAAGCTGAATCTTGACTTTTTGACCTCTCCGCCGGATATTGTCAATGCGGGTGGCGGGATTGGACCACAGCTTTTCAACTCGTTGTACTTGCTGGTCCTAACTATGCTGATCGCGTTGCCGCTCGGTATCGGAGCAGGCATTTATATGGCTGAATATGCGCCGGATAACAAGATTACACAGTTTATCCGCATGAGTATAGAAGTTTTGTCTTCCCTTCCGTCTATCGTAGTTGGTTTGTTTGGATTGCTCGTGTTCGTAAATATGACAGGCTGGGGCTATACCCTGTTTGGTGGGGCGCTTGCGCTGACGGTATTTAACCTGCCGCTCTTGGTTCGTGTAACAGAGGATGCACTGCGCAATGTACCACGCAGTCAAAAGGAAGCGAGTCTCGCGCTTGGTATTACCAAATGGCGTACCATCGTGTCTGTCATCCTTCCAGCAGCACTCCCAGGTATCCTTACGGGGGCCATTCTGGCTTCTGGCCGTGTATTTGGGGAAGCGGCTGCTTTGCTGTTTACAGCAGGGATGTCTTCACCGAATCTGGATTTCACCGACTTCTCGATGAACAGTACAACATCACCTCTGAATCCGTTCCGTCCTGCCGAGACCCTGGCCGTTCATATTTGGAAGGTAAACAGCGAGGGGCTGACACCGGATGCACGTGATGTCGCAGATGGCGCGGCTGCTGTTCTGATTATTGCCGTCTTGCTCTTTAACCTTTCCGCTCGTTGGTTCGGGAATTGGGTTTACAAAAAGATGACGTCAGGATCAAACTAA
- the pstB gene encoding phosphate ABC transporter ATP-binding protein PstB, translated as MSVLTMQETIIQTNNVNVYYGEKHAVKNISMDIEKNSVTAFIGPSGCGKSTLLRSLNRMNDLVPSCRVEGSIIVDGIDINSSQVNIESLRQVVGMVFQRANPFFKSIYENIAFAPRFHGMTNKRDLDELVESSLQKAALWDEVKDRLRDSALSLSGGQQQRLCIARAIAMQPTILLLDEPASALDPISTMKIEELVMQLKDEYTIVIVTHNLHQAARISEKTAFFLMGELIEMDETGKIFTSPESEKTEDYISGRFG; from the coding sequence ATGTCCGTACTGACCATGCAAGAAACGATCATTCAGACGAATAACGTGAATGTATACTACGGGGAGAAGCACGCCGTAAAAAATATATCCATGGATATTGAAAAAAACTCCGTGACAGCCTTTATCGGCCCATCCGGATGCGGGAAATCGACGCTTCTGCGGAGCTTGAACCGGATGAATGATCTGGTTCCTTCTTGTCGGGTAGAGGGTTCCATTATTGTTGATGGTATCGACATTAACAGCTCGCAAGTAAACATCGAGAGCCTGCGCCAAGTGGTAGGAATGGTGTTTCAACGAGCGAATCCATTTTTTAAATCGATCTATGAAAACATCGCATTTGCACCGCGTTTCCACGGGATGACCAATAAACGTGATTTGGACGAATTGGTTGAGTCGAGCCTGCAAAAAGCAGCGCTTTGGGATGAGGTAAAGGATCGCCTTCGCGACTCAGCGCTCTCCCTTTCTGGTGGACAGCAGCAAAGGCTTTGTATCGCGCGTGCAATTGCGATGCAGCCAACCATTTTGCTGTTGGACGAACCGGCTTCCGCACTCGATCCGATCTCTACCATGAAAATCGAAGAGCTGGTCATGCAGCTAAAAGATGAATATACGATCGTGATCGTTACCCATAACCTCCATCAGGCAGCGCGAATTTCTGAGAAAACCGCCTTCTTCCTGATGGGTGAGCTAATCGAGATGGATGAGACAGGAAAAATCTTTACATCGCCTGAAAGCGAAAAAACCGAAGATTATATTAGCGGACGTTTTGGATAA
- a CDS encoding methyl-accepting chemotaxis protein: MPDIRKPWGRSSFHYRSIFTRLFAGIMGMVVCMMAIAAFFISYQSEATLNEKTKQQLHEASGAALQKVHSRVYDIVTALQSFASTYKNSKITNSQIFGIFTDLSTSNPTISELQIVTTDGKYLTFPGSPLDSSYDPRKMDWYEGALNQPLQGVFISDVFQFSKTEFPKIAVSLPLRNEDEEPVGVVVAFVSVPKLSESIGQIKLGETGYAMIVDQQGKLVAHPDQSYALQRPLLTELAIVQNVIAGQSGYEPSRINGVDSFAAYQFAPSLKWGVIVAQSVSEVKQEVRRLQLTILAVSLVGLAALALMLYVYVRRIIKPIKEAQQKMSAFSEGDLLQTMHVQSNDEIRQLADSFNRMSEQIRTIIGKIQYVISDVKQVADHVGKGSSHSHAMQSEVVSVTERLAQEMDNQQEQIDDIHATMAGITQEMSRITDSMEKAIVQSQESRQQNAKAATSIDLLKENMHSISEDMKASMHAMSSMRESMGDINEMLGLISAISKRTKLLSFNARIEASRAGQAGIGFSVVADEIRLLSDQTEEASARIQKVIESGEERMEHVAACLQTTDHATVNGIQTLHQAASIFHNTIQLSEALTAQFESIRMLTGTISTQSLAISQRVDNLSASAQQVVSGTQQAVAANQESLSLSEQFLDDSLRLTEIVEDLEQTIKFFRAGETTLSLKNS, translated from the coding sequence ATGCCAGACATAAGAAAACCGTGGGGTCGCTCGTCGTTTCATTATCGTTCAATTTTCACCAGGCTGTTCGCAGGCATCATGGGAATGGTTGTCTGCATGATGGCAATTGCCGCTTTCTTCATCAGCTATCAATCCGAGGCCACACTCAATGAAAAAACAAAGCAGCAATTACACGAAGCATCAGGTGCAGCTCTACAGAAAGTACATAGCAGGGTCTATGACATCGTAACCGCCTTGCAATCATTTGCCTCCACTTATAAAAACAGCAAGATCACTAACAGTCAGATCTTTGGCATTTTTACTGATTTGTCCACCAGCAATCCTACGATTTCCGAATTACAGATCGTCACCACAGACGGAAAGTATTTGACCTTTCCGGGATCACCCCTCGACAGTTCCTACGATCCGCGAAAAATGGACTGGTATGAGGGAGCATTGAATCAACCACTGCAGGGGGTTTTTATCTCAGATGTCTTCCAGTTTTCCAAGACGGAGTTTCCCAAGATAGCCGTCTCACTCCCTTTGCGCAATGAAGACGAGGAGCCTGTAGGTGTCGTCGTGGCATTCGTCTCTGTTCCGAAGCTGAGCGAATCCATTGGCCAGATCAAACTAGGGGAAACTGGATATGCCATGATCGTTGATCAACAAGGCAAGCTGGTCGCTCATCCCGATCAATCCTATGCGTTGCAGCGCCCCCTACTTACTGAGCTTGCCATCGTACAAAACGTCATCGCCGGTCAATCTGGGTACGAGCCGAGCAGGATCAATGGGGTGGATTCTTTTGCCGCCTATCAATTTGCCCCTTCGCTAAAGTGGGGAGTGATCGTCGCACAGTCGGTATCCGAGGTAAAGCAAGAGGTCCGTCGCCTTCAGCTAACTATTTTGGCCGTCTCACTCGTCGGACTCGCTGCACTCGCCCTGATGCTGTATGTGTACGTTCGCCGAATCATCAAGCCGATTAAGGAAGCACAACAAAAAATGTCCGCCTTTAGCGAGGGCGATCTGCTGCAAACCATGCACGTACAAAGCAATGATGAAATTCGTCAGCTGGCTGACAGCTTCAATCGAATGAGTGAACAAATCCGGACGATCATCGGTAAAATCCAGTATGTCATCTCAGACGTCAAACAAGTAGCCGATCATGTAGGAAAAGGCTCCAGCCATTCTCACGCCATGCAGTCAGAAGTCGTATCCGTAACAGAGCGGCTTGCCCAAGAAATGGACAATCAGCAGGAGCAGATCGATGATATCCACGCCACGATGGCCGGCATTACACAAGAAATGTCTCGGATCACAGACTCCATGGAAAAAGCAATTGTACAAAGCCAGGAATCACGTCAGCAAAATGCAAAAGCAGCAACCTCCATCGATTTACTAAAAGAAAATATGCACAGTATCTCGGAAGATATGAAGGCATCTATGCATGCTATGTCCTCCATGAGAGAAAGCATGGGCGACATCAACGAAATGCTCGGTCTGATTTCCGCTATCTCCAAGCGAACCAAGCTTTTGTCCTTCAATGCTCGAATCGAAGCTTCCAGGGCTGGACAAGCTGGGATCGGCTTCAGTGTCGTAGCAGACGAAATTCGCTTGCTGTCCGACCAGACAGAAGAGGCATCTGCCCGTATTCAAAAGGTAATTGAATCAGGGGAAGAACGAATGGAGCATGTAGCCGCCTGCTTGCAAACAACCGATCATGCTACTGTAAATGGCATCCAAACCTTGCACCAGGCCGCTTCTATCTTCCACAATACCATCCAGCTCAGCGAAGCGTTGACTGCCCAATTTGAATCGATCAGAATGCTCACAGGAACAATCTCGACACAGAGCCTAGCCATTTCACAGCGGGTAGACAATCTGTCTGCCTCTGCACAACAAGTAGTATCAGGCACACAGCAAGCTGTAGCCGCCAATCAAGAAAGTCTATCCTTATCGGAGCAATTTCTCGATGACTCTCTGCGCCTGACAGAAATCGTAGAAGATCTCGAACAAACCATTAAATTTTTTCGAGCGGGAGAAACAACCCTTTCTTTGAAAAATTCATGA
- the pstB gene encoding phosphate ABC transporter ATP-binding protein PstB has protein sequence MSVISVRELNLFYGNKQALYHINLDVESDSITALIGPSGCGKSTFLRTLNRMNDSVPNTKITGTVKVFDEDIYSSRVEVERLRKNIGMVFQHPNPFPKSIYDNITYGPRLHGMNDRNKLDELVETSLKAAALWDEVKDVLKKPATGLSGGQQQRLCIARALAVQPQIILMDEPTSALDPISTAKIEELLEELKNRYTIVIVTHNMQQAARISDKTAFFLNGELVEFDSTPTIFQNPRDKRTEDYITGRFG, from the coding sequence ATGAGTGTTATTTCGGTGAGAGAGTTGAATCTCTTCTACGGTAATAAGCAAGCCCTCTATCATATAAATCTGGATGTAGAGTCTGATTCCATTACAGCCTTAATTGGTCCATCAGGCTGCGGTAAGTCTACATTTTTACGGACGTTAAATCGAATGAACGACTCTGTACCGAACACCAAAATTACGGGAACTGTAAAAGTATTCGACGAGGATATTTATAGCTCTCGTGTAGAAGTTGAGCGACTTCGCAAAAATATTGGCATGGTGTTTCAGCATCCGAATCCATTTCCGAAGAGCATCTATGACAACATCACGTACGGGCCGAGACTCCATGGCATGAACGATCGTAACAAGCTGGACGAGCTGGTAGAGACGAGCCTCAAGGCAGCAGCCCTTTGGGATGAAGTGAAGGATGTACTGAAAAAGCCAGCAACAGGGCTTTCCGGTGGACAGCAGCAACGCCTTTGCATCGCACGGGCACTCGCTGTTCAGCCACAGATCATTTTGATGGATGAGCCAACCTCTGCATTGGACCCGATTTCGACAGCCAAAATCGAAGAGCTGTTGGAAGAGCTGAAGAACCGTTATACGATTGTAATCGTGACGCACAACATGCAGCAGGCGGCACGTATTTCCGATAAGACTGCGTTTTTCTTGAATGGCGAGCTAGTCGAGTTTGACAGTACCCCGACGATCTTCCAAAATCCTCGTGACAAAAGAACAGAGGATTACATTACCGGACGTTTCGGATAA
- a CDS encoding winged helix-turn-helix transcriptional regulator, which yields MNVLEPIELNKGTPGQPCPIAKTLDVIGTKWTFLIIRDLLIEGTLRFSDLLKSMDGISPKTLSLRLKELEEHGILERKVFPEVPPRVEYTLTEKGKRLEGIFIELKRFGLHL from the coding sequence ATGAACGTTCTTGAGCCAATCGAACTGAACAAAGGAACCCCAGGCCAACCTTGCCCCATTGCCAAGACGCTTGACGTAATCGGGACCAAATGGACCTTTTTAATCATTCGGGACCTGCTTATCGAAGGAACGCTGCGTTTCAGCGACCTGCTGAAATCCATGGATGGGATTAGTCCAAAAACACTGTCGCTCAGACTGAAGGAATTGGAGGAGCACGGCATATTGGAAAGGAAAGTGTTTCCAGAAGTCCCTCCCCGCGTGGAATATACGTTAACGGAGAAAGGGAAACGATTGGAAGGTATTTTCATTGAATTAAAGAGATTTGGGTTACATTTATAA
- a CDS encoding ester cyclase, whose translation MIPLTKKMSSIAGIAVIFGTMLFTTACATDSKTSAYDKQTAVLSAKTDVQLLKDLPQPVSMTIDSSLDSTKATEMVQAAQRFYGFWNTGNEELIAQTVSPSFIDNTLPKGRPQGPDGLLFASRNFRKAVPDLQCKVEDLLVVGDKVTARLSFTGTSKGEFMGKPLVGKPIQFMAIDVLRIQDGKLVEDWHLEDNLTFMQQIGVLAEN comes from the coding sequence ATGATTCCACTTACCAAAAAAATGAGTTCGATAGCTGGTATTGCTGTCATCTTCGGGACGATGCTGTTCACGACAGCATGCGCTACTGATTCGAAAACGTCTGCTTATGATAAACAAACGGCTGTGTTGTCCGCCAAGACAGACGTACAACTATTGAAGGATCTTCCACAACCCGTTTCGATGACGATTGATTCCTCTTTGGATTCAACGAAAGCTACCGAGATGGTACAGGCTGCACAACGTTTCTACGGATTCTGGAACACTGGGAATGAGGAGCTCATTGCACAAACCGTTTCCCCAAGTTTCATAGATAACACGTTGCCGAAAGGAAGACCACAAGGCCCCGATGGCTTGTTATTCGCTTCCCGCAACTTCCGTAAAGCAGTTCCCGACTTGCAATGCAAGGTTGAGGATTTACTGGTAGTGGGGGACAAGGTGACAGCTCGTCTTTCCTTTACGGGTACGAGCAAAGGCGAGTTTATGGGAAAACCTCTGGTCGGGAAGCCCATTCAATTTATGGCAATTGATGTTTTACGCATCCAGGATGGGAAGCTCGTTGAAGACTGGCACCTGGAAGACAATTTAACTTTTATGCAACAAATTGGCGTTTTAGCGGAAAATTGA
- a CDS encoding NAD(P)H-dependent oxidoreductase, with amino-acid sequence MKKILIINGHQKYGSSEGKLNQTLTDHMVRLLEKENHVRTTIIQNGYQIEEEHEKFLWADMVIYQTPIYWFSVPGLMKTYMDEVYAYGLFFKGANQYGRGGLLTGKKYMFSTTWNAPEKAFNDPTQFFNGESLEDAISHLHRVQEFLGMQPVKSFACYDVIKNPQIDRFVSELEAHLKQVLSF; translated from the coding sequence ATGAAAAAAATCCTTATCATCAATGGTCATCAAAAATATGGCTCATCGGAGGGGAAACTAAACCAAACATTGACGGATCATATGGTGCGTCTGCTCGAAAAAGAGAACCATGTACGAACTACCATTATTCAAAACGGATACCAAATCGAAGAAGAGCACGAGAAATTTCTCTGGGCAGATATGGTCATTTATCAAACCCCCATTTACTGGTTCAGTGTCCCTGGCTTAATGAAAACATATATGGATGAAGTATATGCCTACGGCTTGTTTTTCAAGGGGGCTAATCAGTACGGTAGAGGCGGTTTATTAACCGGCAAAAAATATATGTTTTCAACGACTTGGAATGCTCCAGAAAAAGCATTTAACGATCCGACCCAATTTTTTAATGGAGAAAGCCTAGAGGATGCGATTAGCCATTTGCACCGCGTACAGGAATTTTTAGGCATGCAACCTGTAAAGAGCTTTGCTTGCTATGATGTCATCAAAAATCCCCAGATCGACCGTTTTGTATCAGAACTCGAGGCGCATCTCAAACAGGTATTGAGTTTCTAA
- a CDS encoding SDR family oxidoreductase, with translation MLHNQKIVIIGGSSGIGLETAKQAVALGAGVIIASRSEEKLQKAKESLGSKASAYTLDITDEQQVQAFFEKVGTFDHLVVSAAETSGGSFLQTDTAQARKLFDNKFWGQYYAAKYGAPKISTNGSITLFSGVVAYKAMIGSSALGAVNAAVSNLGQTLALELAPIRVNIVSPGIIDTPSRSKMPEDVRENFYATLADKLPVKRVGQAKDVAQSVLYLLQNSFVTGTVLHVEGGHILL, from the coding sequence ATGTTGCACAATCAAAAGATAGTCATCATCGGCGGAAGCTCCGGAATTGGTTTGGAGACAGCCAAACAGGCAGTAGCGCTAGGAGCAGGAGTGATCATTGCCAGCCGCTCCGAAGAGAAATTGCAAAAGGCAAAAGAGAGTCTGGGCTCCAAAGCCTCGGCGTATACGCTTGATATCACCGATGAGCAGCAGGTTCAGGCCTTTTTTGAAAAAGTAGGCACGTTTGATCATCTGGTCGTCAGCGCAGCGGAAACATCGGGTGGTTCATTCCTTCAAACGGATACAGCCCAAGCGCGGAAGCTGTTCGACAACAAATTTTGGGGTCAATACTATGCGGCGAAGTATGGAGCGCCGAAGATTTCCACAAACGGTTCCATCACCTTATTCTCCGGGGTTGTTGCCTACAAAGCGATGATCGGTTCGTCTGCCCTTGGTGCAGTCAATGCGGCGGTTTCGAATCTGGGGCAAACCCTCGCCTTGGAACTGGCACCAATCCGAGTGAATATCGTTTCACCTGGCATTATTGATACGCCATCACGGAGTAAAATGCCTGAAGATGTGCGCGAAAATTTCTATGCAACATTGGCAGACAAACTCCCTGTGAAGAGAGTTGGACAAGCGAAAGACGTCGCACAAAGCGTACTATACCTGCTCCAAAATAGTTTTGTTACCGGAACTGTACTTCATGTAGAAGGTGGCCACATTTTACTTTAA